From Prochlorococcus sp. MIT 1223, the proteins below share one genomic window:
- a CDS encoding Nif11-like leader peptide family natural product precursor, with product MSLDQLRKFLQKMQSDHDLKDRVLSTSTADDVAQIASKLGYEFSGDELLRFSGKKVGKVTVRKNDVPGEYT from the coding sequence ATGTCTTTAGATCAACTAAGGAAATTCCTACAAAAAATGCAGTCTGACCATGATTTAAAGGATAGGGTTTTAAGCACCTCTACAGCTGATGACGTAGCACAAATAGCTTCTAAGCTTGGATATGAGTTTTCAGGCGATGAGCTATTAAGATTCTCTGGGAAGAAAGTAGGTAAGGTTACAGTACGCAAGAATGATGTACCCGGCGAATATACTTGA